A window of Microbacterium hominis genomic DNA:
TTGGTCGCGTCGCCCTCCGCCTCCGCGGCCGCGGCCGCACTCTCGGGCTGTCGGCGCGGGGCCTGCGTCTTCACGGCCTGCGTCCTGGGCGCCGTGGCGATGCGGCCCTTGGTGCCGGCGGGGATGTCGAGCTCCTCGAACAGGTGCGGGCTCGAGGAGTACGTCTCGACGGGCTCGGGCTGGCCGAACTCCAGCGCCCGGTTGATGAGGGCCCACTTGTGCAGGTCCTCCCAGTCCACGAACGTGACCGCGATGCCGGTCTTGCCGGCGCGACCGGTGCGGCCGGCGCGGTGGAGGTAGGTCTTCTCGTCGTCGGGGATCGTGTGGTTGATGACGTGTGTGACATCGTCCACGTCGATGCCGCGGGCGGCGACGTCGGTGGCGATGAGCACGTCCTTCTTGCCCGCCTTGAAGCCCGCCATCGAGCGCTCGCGCGCCTCCTGGCTCATGTCGCCGTGCACGGCGCCCGCGTTGAATCCGCGGTCGTTCAGCTCGTCGACGAGCTTCTGCGCGGCGCGCTTGGTGCGCGTGAAGATCACGGTCTTGCCACGGCCGTCGGCCTGCAGGATGCGCGCGATGACCTCGTCCTTGTCGAGCGAGTGGGCGCGATAGACGAGGTGTCGGATGTTCGCCTGCGTCAGGCCCTCGTCGGGGTCGTTCGCGCGGATGTGGATCGGGTTCGACATGAACCGGCGTGCGAGCGCCACGATCGGTCCGGGCATGGTCGCCGAGTAGAGCATCGTGTGGCGGACGGCGGGGATCTTCTGGAAGATCTTCTCGATGTCGGGGAGGAACCCGAGATCGAGCATCTTGTCGGCTTCGTCGAGCACGACCTCGGTCGCGTTCGAGAGGTCGAGCAGGCGCTGGTTCGCCAGGTCGATGAGGCGACCCGGGGTGCCGACGACGATCTGCGCACCGGCCTTCAACTGCTCGATCTGGCCCTCGTAGGCCTTTCCGCCGTAGATGGCGACGACGCTCGTGGAGCGGTTCTCCGTGAGCATGTCGATGTCTTCGTAGACCTGGACGGCCAACTCGCGGGTGGGAACCACGATGAGCGCCTTCACTCCGTGAGCCGGGTCGGCGCCGAGGCGCTGCACGACCGGGATGCCGAACCCGAAGGTCTTGCCGGTGCCGGTCTTGGCCTGGCCGATGATGTCCTGGCCGGGAAGGCCGAGGGGGATCGTCTGCTCCTGGATGGGGAAGGCGTCCTGGATGCCGCGCGAGGCCAGGGCCTCGACGATGTCCGGGTCCACGCCGAGGTCGGCGAAGGTCGTCACGATATGTGCCTGTTCGGTTGAGGGCGGCGTGAGATGCCGCGAAATGGATCCACGCCCTCATTCAGCCGCAGGCGCGGGGCCCCGATCCGTCGCCGGGACGCGATCCAGGATACCCGGCTCTAGGCTGGACCTCGTGGTCAAGTGGTTCTGGCAGCGTCGAGACACCGGCGAGCGGGTGCTCTCGCTGCGCGCGCGAGGCGACTTCGGTGACGCGGTGCGGGTGGACTTCGAGGAGCTCGCCCCCGACATCGACACCTTCCTCGGGCAGGCGGCCTACCTCCAGCTCGGCTATTTCGAGACGCTCAGCGAGCTGATCGCGCTGACCCCGCAGCTCGAGAAGAAGGAGGCGCTCTCGCGGGCCGCCGGGGCGGCGCTGACCAAGCACGAGGCACTCGTCGCGCTGATCCGCGACCGCGGCGAGGACCCGACCGCGCTCATGCTCCCGTTCCGGGAGCCGCTGGACGCCTTCCGCGCCGCCACCCATGGGGTGCACGCGGAGGAGACGATGCTGTCGGTGCACATCACGGCGGGCATGCTCGATGACTTCTACCTCGCCCTCGCCGCGAGCTACGGCGAGACGGGGCGCCGCGTCGCCCGCATCCTGCGTGCCGACTCGGACCGCCAGGCGATCGTCGAGATCATCCGCGAGAGGATCGCCGGCGATGCCGAGTGGAAGTCGCTGCTCGCGATGTGGGGCAGGCGCCTGGTCGGCGACACGCTCCTGATCGCCCGGGCCGCCCTGCGACCGCGCTCCCTGCGTGAGGTCGACGAGGAGAAGGTCGAGCCGGTGTTCACCGAGCTGATGTCGGCCCACTCCCGTCGCATGGACGATATGGGCCTGGCGGCCTGATCAGCCGATCTTCAGGCGGGCGCGCTCGCGCACGTCGTGCGCCGCTCGGGCGCGGGCGAGGAGGATGACCGCGGGGTAGGTGACCGCGAGCGGTGCGATCAGCGCCGCCAGCCACGGCCACACCGTGTCGATGCCGATGCCCGCCCAGGTGAGGGCTGTCCAGGCGAGCCCCGCCGCGACAGCGCCGATCACGGGCGCGAGCACCACGCCGCGGGTGTCGCGTCGGTCGATGTGGAAGTGCACCCCGACGCCGAGGGCGGCGCCGAGGATGAAGGCGAGGAGGATCTGCACGGTCGGCTCAGGCGACGAAGCCGACGCGGCGGGACTCTTCGGTGCCCAGTTCGATGTACGCGAGCCCGGCCGTGGGGACGATGTAGGAGTTCCCCTTCACATCGGAGAACGTCACGTGCGTCGCCGCCGCGTCCAGCGCGGTCGCGATCGACTTCTTGACGTCTGCTGCCGGCTCGTTGGTCTCGAAGCTGAGCTCGCGTCCGGTGTTGGCGATTCCGATGCGGATCTCCACGTGACTGCCTTTCTCACGACTGGGCGCCCCGGGGGTCCGGTGCATGGCCACTCTACGACACCGCTCCGGTGCCGACGGCGGCGGGTCGCACGCTCTGGGCGAACGCCGCGCCCGCGGCGCGGATGTCGGTGGGGGAGCGCTAGCGTCGATGCCATGACCCCCGGAGCCGCCCCCGACTCCTCCGCCGATCTCGACACCGCGCAGCGCTCGGTCGTCCGCCTTCCCATCACGGCATGCGGTGTGGTGCTCGGCGCGCCCGGCACCGGCAAGACTGCGACGCTGCGCGAGCGCGTCGCGTGGATGCTGCGCGACGGCGGGCTGCGTCCGGAGGAGCTGCTCGTCCTCACGCCGACCCGGCAGACCGCGACGGCGCTGCGCGACCTGCTGGCGACCGGGCTCGACATCGCCACCCCCGGTCCGCTGGCCAGATCGACGGCGTCCTTCGCCTTCCAGCTGGTGCGCGCCGCCGCCGTGGCGGCAGAGGAGGAGGTGCCCCGGCTGCTCACCGCGGGTGATCAGGATCGGATCATCGCGGAACTGCTCGCCGGCGACGACGAAGATGCCGCGCAGGGCGCCGACCGCTGGCCGTCCGCCCTCGGACCCGCCGTGCGCGGTTCCCGCGCCTTCCGCGCGGAGCTGCGCGCGCTCGCGGCGCAGTGCGCCGATCTCGGCGTCGCGCCGCGGCAGCTGGCGCAGCTGGGCGTGCAGCACGGCATCCCCGCGTGGCAGGCGGCCGGCGCCTTCTTCACCGACTATCGGTACGCCCTCTCGCGCATGCGCGCGGCGCACCGCGATCCGGCCGAGCTGCTGCACGAGGCCGCCGGGCTGCTGGCCGGCGCCTCCGCCGAGCGGATCGGCCCCGCCGCGCAGCTGCGTGTGCTGCTCGTCGACGACGCGCAGGAGCTCACCCGCGGAGGCATCGCCCTGCTCGAGGCCGCGCGGCGGCGGGGGCTCGCCGTGCTCGCCTTCGGCGACCCCGACATCGGGTCGGGCGGTTTCCGGGGGCCAGCCCCGAGCTGTTCGAGGAGCTGGTGCGACTGCTGGGGGGCGCCGTGCACGTCCTCGACGGCGCGCACCGCGCCGCAGCCGGACTCACCCGCCTCACGCGCACGGTCACGTCCGCGATCGGCGCGGGCGGCCGGGTCGACCACCGCCGGCCGCCCGCACCGCCGATCCAGGACGACACGTCGGTGACGGCGGTCGTCGCGGCGTCGCCGTTCGAAGAGGTCGACCGCATCGCCCGCATCCTGCGCACCTGGCACGTCATCGACGGGATCCCCTGGGACGACCTGGCGGTCATCGCCCACGACACGCGCCAGGTCGCGCACCTCGAGGTCGAGCTCGCCGCACGCGAGGTGCCCACGCGCGCGGCGAGCGTGCCCCGGCCGCTCGGACGCGAAGACGCCGTGCGCGGACTCGTCTCGCTGGTCGCGCTCGGACTCGCACCGGCGCACGCCCGGCATCCCGATGCTCTGGCAGACGCCCTCGTCACGCCGTTCGGCGGTCTCGACGCGGTCGGCCTGAGGCGTCTGCGCGCGCGCCTGCGCATCGCCGAACTCGCCGAGGGCGGCACCCGGCCGGCGGCGGAGCTCCTGGCCGAGGCGATGGCCCAGCCCGCGCACCTGACGATGATCGACGCGCGCGAGGCGCGCCGCGCCGAGCGGCTCGCCGGCACGCTGTCGCGCGTCCACGACGAGGGCGCGCGCGGCGCGACGATCCACGAGCTCCTGTGGATCGTGTGGGAACGATCCGGGCTCGAGGCGCAGTGGTCCCGCGAGGCGAACGGCACCGGGCCGGTCGCCGAATCCGCGGCGCGATCGCTCGACGCCCTCGTCGCCCTGTTCGGCGCCGCCAAGCGCGCGGTCGAGCGCGCCCCCGAAGAAGGGCCGGCGCGCTTCATCCGCGAGATCCTCGACAGCGAGGTCCCGGAGGACATGCTCACGGCGCCGGAGCGCAGCGGGACCGTGTCGCTGCTCACTCCGGCTGCGGCGCTGGGCACGGAGTTCGAGGCGGTCGTGGTGGCCGGGGTTCAGGACGGAGTGTGGCCCAACACCCGCCTGCGCGGCGGACTGCTCGAAGGCTGGCGTCTCGGCGACGCCGTCGCCGGCTCCGCGACCGCACCCGGAGTGCTCGATCGGCGCAGGACCGTGCTCCACGAAGAGCTGCGGCTGTTCGTGCGGGCGATCTCCCGTGCCCGCAGCCATGTCGTGGTCTCGGCCGTCGACGACGACGACCTCGGAGTGAGCGGCCTGTTCGCGTACCTTCCGGACCCGGTCGACGATGACGCCGCGGGCCACCCGCTGACCCTGCGCGGGCTGGTGGCGCAGCACCGGCGCACGCTCACGACCGCGGTGACGGCGGCCGAGCGCGCGGACGCCGCCGCCCAGCTGGCGCTCCTCGCCGACGCCGGCGTCGCCGGCGCGTCCCCGGCGATCTGGTTCGGCGTGTCCGGGCCCACCACCCTCGCTCCGCTCCATGACCTCGATCGCGCCCCGGTGCGGGTCTCGCCGTCGCGGCTGGAGGGGTTCGAGGCGTGCGGACTGGACTGGGCGATCCGTGCGCTCGGGGGCGACACGCGTTCGTTCTCGTCCGGACTGGGCACGATCCTCCACGCCGCGATGGAGGAGGCCCCCGACGGCGACCTCGAGCGGCTTCGCGCGGTGGTCGACCGGCGCTGGGGCGAGCTCGAGTTCGAGGCGCCGTGGCTGCGCGCGCAGGAGCGCGCGTGGGCGGACACGCTCATCGGGCGGCTCCATGTGTACCTGCGCCGCGTCGAGCGCGAGGGCGGACGGCCCGTGGGTGCGGAGGCTCGATTCCGGCTGGCGGTGGACCTCGGCGACGACACCAGCGCGCCCCGCGTGCGCACGCTCGACGACGCGGACCCCGCTCCCGGCCACGCGGCGGTGCTCAGCGGGTCGATCGACCGCGTCGAGGAGTATCCGCCCGGCCGGGGTGAGGATCTCCCCGTCGCCGCGCCCTCCGACGGCCCGCGCGTTGTGGTCGTCGATCTCAAGACCGGTCGTTCAGAGCAGCGGGTCTCGGCTGCGAAGGTCGTCGACGACGCGCAGCTGGCCGCCTACCAGCTCGCGGTGGCAGCGGGGGTCATCGAGGGTGTCGACGGTCTGGAGAACGCCGGCGCCCGGCTGCTCGTGCTCTCCCGCACGCTCAAGGGGACGCATTACCGCATCGCGCATCAGGCGCCCATGACGGCGCAGGAGCGCGAGGCGTTCACACGCCGCATCGCGGACGATGCCCGGGGGATGGCGGCATCCACGTTCGTCGGCAACCTCGACACCCACTGCAACGACGATAGCTTCGCGGTGTGCCGACTGCACACCGTCAAGGCGGTGAGCGCATCGTGACGGCCCCCGCACTCCTGGACGAGCCCCGCTGGCGGGGCGAGCACGCCCTGTCCGCGGCGGTCCTCGCACAGGCGCTCGGACTTCCCGAGCCGACCGACGATCAGCGCGCGGTCATCCAGGCGCCTCCGTCGCCCGCGCTGGTGATCGCCGGGGCCGGCAGCGGCAAGACGGAGACCATGGCGGGTCGTGTGGTCTGGCTCGTGGCCAACGGACACGTCCGCCGAGACGAGGTGCTCGGTCTGACCTTCACCCGCAAGGCGGCCGGCGAACTGGCCGAGCGCATCGAGGCGCGGCTCGCACGCGTCGACGAGTACGGGCGACGGGGCCTCCTGCCCCACCTGCCCGATCTCGCCGCCGCGGGCGACCTGGCCCGGCTGTGGGAGACGGTGTCGGCGCAGCCGGTCCGGCAGCGCGGCGCCGCGCTCGCGGCCGCCCTCGACGCGCTGGCCGCCGCGCGCGGCGCGATCGTGCCCGACGACGAGGCACCCGGCGAATCCCTGCTCCTGCGGGCGCGGGTGTCGACGTACAACGCCTTCGCCGACGGCATCGTGCGCGAGCACGCCGCGCGCATCGGCCGTGAGTCGGAGATGGCGCTGCTGAGCCAATCCGGCTCCTGGCTGACCGCGCGCGGAGTCGTCATCGCCTCGCTCGACGAGCGCCTCGCCGAGCGCGAGGATCGCTTCGGCACCGTCGTCGACGCGGTGCAGACCCTCGCCGGCGAAGTCCTCGACAATCGCGCCGGGCTCGACGAGCTGTCCGACTTCGGATCCCGCTGGGCCGACGCGCTCGCACCGCTGACGAACCCGGCCCTGGCTTCGCCCGGCGACATCGAGAAGTTCCACGTGTCGATGAGCGGACTCCCGGTGCTGGCCGGTCTCGTGCGCGACTACGCCGCGGCCAAGCACGCGCGGGGCGCTCTCGACTTCGCCGATCAGGTCGCCGGCGCCCTGGAGATCGTGCAGGCCGCCCCCGACGTCGTGGCGCAGCTGCGCGACCAGTACCGTGTCGTGCTGCTCGACGAGTACCAGGACACCTCGGTGCTGCAGACGGAGCTGCTGGGGGCGATCTTCCGCGACACAGCGGTCATGGCGGTGGGCGATCCGCACCAGTCGATCTACGGGTGGCGCGGCGCCAGCGCCGACAATCTGCGTATGTTCCCGACCGCCTTCGCGACGCAGACCCGGTGCGAGCGGTTCGCGCTGATGATCAGCTGGCGCAACGATCTGAAGATCCTCGACGCCGCCAATGCCCTCATCGAGGGCGTCGCCGCCGACGTGCCCCCGCTGGTGGGCCGTCCGGGAGCCGGCGACGGCCGCGTCGGCTGCGCTTTCCCGCAGACGATCGAGCATGAGGCCGCGGAGGTGGCCGAATGGTTCGCGCGTGTGCGCGAGCGGCACCAGCAGAGCTCGGATACGCCCCACTCGGGAGCGATCCTCTTCCGTGCCAAGCGCCACATGTCGACTTTCGCCGACGCGCTGGCCGCGCGCGGCATCCCGCACCGCATCCTCGGGCTCGGCGGGCTGCTGTCCACTCCCGAGGTCGTCGACGTCGTGGCGGCTCTGCGCGTGATCAGCGATCCCGCCGCGGGCTCATCGCTGATCCGGCTGCTGGTCGGGCCGCGGTTCGGGATCGGCGTGGCCGACATGGCCGCGCTGCACGAACTCGCCGTGTCGCTCGCGCAGCGGGACGAGTCGTTCGGCCGGCTTCCGGACGAGCTGCTGCGCCGGCTTCGGGTCTCGGTCGGCGTCGATGAGCAGGTGTCGATCATCGACGCACTGGACGTGGTGCGCGCGGTGCCCGCCGAGTACGGCATGCTCTCGTCGTTCACCGCGGAGGGGGTGCGCCGTCTGAAGGACGCCGGCGCGGTGTTCGAGCGTCTTCGCGCGGGCGCGGGCCAGCCGATTCCCGAGCTCATCCGCTCGATCGAGCTCGAGCTGCTGCTGGACATCGAGCTCGCCGCGAACGAGACCCGGGGGCCCGCGCGGCTCGCCTCCGCCCAGCTGCGCTCGTTCGTCGACGAGGTGCGCACCTTCCTCGCCGCCGATGAGCGGGGATCGATCGGCAGCCTCCTCGCCTGGCTCGACCACGCCGAGGAGACCGACGAGCTGATGCCGCGCCCTGAGCCGCCCGAGCCGGGGGTCGTGCAGCTGCTGACGATCCACGGGTCGAAGGGCCTCGAATGGGATGCCGTCGCGGTCGTGCGCCTCGTGAAGGAGGAATTGCCCAAGCGGCCGCGGACCACGCTCGGCTGGCTCGGCTTCGGTGTGCTGCCGTATCCGTTCCGCGGCGATCGCGATGCGCTGCCGCACCTGGATTGGACTCCCGAATCAGGGGGCACGCGCAGCGAGCTGCAGAAGGCGATCACGGCGTTCAAGTCCGCGGGCCGCGCATACCAGGAGGCGGAGGAGCGCCGTCTCGCCTACGTGGCTGTGACCCGCGCCCGCGGCGACCTGCTCCTGACGGGGTCCCAGTGGGGTGGCCAGAAGGACGCGCGCACCCCCTCGCCCTACCTCGTCGAGATGATCGCTGCGCTCGGGCTCGACCCGATCGACCTCGATGACGCCGGGGAGAACCCGTACGAAGGGCGGCAAGGGGCGACCCTGCGGTGGCCGCTCGACCCTCTCGGTGCCCGGGCCGAGAGGGTGCGTGCGGCCGCCGACATGGTCGCCGCCGCCCTCGAGAGACCCGACCGGGCCGAACCCGACCCGCAGCTGGACCGCCTCCTGCGCGAGCGGGCCGCGCGCGCGATGCCGATCGTGCCCCACGCGCCGCCGCGCGTGGCCGCGTCACGTTTCAAGGACTTCGTCGACGACTTCTCGGCGACGGCGCGCTCGATCATCCGTCCTCTCCCGGAGCGCCCGTATCGGCAGACGCGCATCGGCACCCTCTTCCACGCGTGGGTGGAGCATCGGTCGGGGCTCGCCGGACGGGGCTCGTCGCTCGACGACGGCCTCTGGGAGATCGACGAAGACGACGCGCCGCTCAGTGACGCCGCGCTGGCCGATGAGGGCCAGCTGGCCCGCCTGCGAGAGACCTTCCTCGCGTCGGAGTGGGCGGATCTGGCACCCCTGGAGGTCGAGACGGAGATCGACGTGACCCTCACGGGCGCCGAGGGACTCCTCACCGTGATCTGCAAGCTCGACGCGGTCTACCGCCGCGGCGGGCGCATCGAGATCGTCGACTGGAAGACGGGCCGCCCGCCCGCGTCCGACGCCGAGCGCGACGAGAGGATGCTGCAGCTCGCCCTCTACCGCGTCGCGTACCACAAGAGGCACGGCGTGCCGCTCGAGGAGATCGACGTGGCCCTGTACTACGTCGGAGATGATCTCGTGATCCGCTCGGATCGGGTCTACTCGGAGGAGGAGCTCGTCCAGCGCTGGAATGCCGCCCGCGAGGCTCGTTCGGCGTCGCGCGCGGCGGTCACATGATCGGGATCGTCACGGAGCATCGCAAGATCGAGGGGCTGCGTCTCCTCGGGGTCGCTCGACCCGCCCGACGCGCCCCGGCCGGTCGGCTCGCTCTGCGCCGCGGGGGCCATCCCTTCCACGGCGGTGACCGGCCCGGATCCGCCGGCGTCCTCCGCCCACAGCGCGAGCTCGTCAGCGCTGTAGGCGTCCGTCTGCATCGAGGTGTCGACGGCGGGACCGGCGCCCGGGGTCTGGGCGAGCAGCGCCAGTGCGTCATCGACGTCGAGCGCGGCATCCTCCACGAGATCGGCGGCTCCGACGGAGTCCGACAGGGTCCGCAGAAGCTCGGCCGCATCGGCGACGATGTCGGCGCGATCGGAATCGTGGCCGTGCAGCAGCCAGCGGCCGAACTCGAGCTCCGCGTACAGCCGTGCGCGATCGCGCAGGTGCGCGTCCGGGGCGCGACCGCTCCCGATCGCATAGGCCGCGTACACGTCTTCGGCGGCGTCGGGGGCTGAGGCGAGCCACTGCAGGTCGATGGCCGGATCGCCCAGCGACAGCCCGTGCCATTCGAGCACGCCGGTCACCTGGGGACTCCGTCGAGGTCCTGGAACAGGAACGCCGTCGAGGCCGCACCGCCCAGGACGACGGCCGACTCGAATCGCCACAGCCGGTCGGCGGCGACCGCCGCGCTCCACCGCGCGATGAGCGGCACGGGCATCGTCGGCAGGCTGGACACGCGGTCGATGAGCCGGGAGATGTCATCGCGCACCTGCTGCGGGGTGCGCGCCGGCAGCCCCTCCGCGTGCACCACCGACGACGGCAGTGCATGGATCGCCGCCAGCGCCGCACCCAGGGACTCGGCGGCGCCGCGGCCGGGCGGCAGGTGTGCGGGCTCGACGCGGTAGCCGGGCAGGAAGTCGACGACGAGCGCCCGCGACCCGGCGAGCGATGACTCACCCAGCAGATCCGGCGCGCGGAAGGGGAGGAGGCGGCGCACGCCGGCGGTCAGGGCGCGAAGCGCCCGCGCCTGCGCGGCGAGCTCGGCATCGATCGACGGGTCGGCGGCGACCCGCACGACGACGCGTCGGCCGTCCGCGAGTTCGGCGACGGCGCAGTCGTAGCGACCGGACGTGCCCTCGGTCAGCGCGCCGACACCGACGACGCCGACCTCGGGCAGGGCGGAGGTGACGGACGCGGCTAGAGTGAGGGGTGAGCGTGCCATGTGCCCAGGGTAGGTCGGGCGCGAGCGTGGACACTCGCGCCACGCCCTGGCTGTCGGACCGGCGGCCCGGCTCGTCGATGGCCCATGTTGTGCGGATTGTGCAGGGAGAGTCGTGTGACGCCGACCGATCACCCCTCTCCGGCCTTGGCCCGGGGCACGCTCGATCGTCGAGGCGACGAGCGCTTCCGCGACGGCCTTCTCGCATCCCTGCGCGCCGATGAGGCGACGCGCGTGCTCGTGCTCAGCGGCGACACCGCGCCGCTGTCCGGCTCGGGCGCGCTCCTCTGGGTCGCGCCCGCCGATGCGCCCGCCGATGCCGAGTGGGCGCTGCTCGGACGGGATGCACAGGGCACCGCGCACCTGGTCGCCGCCCTGGACGCGTCGGACGGCGAGCCCTTCGCGGCGCCCGCCGGGTGGGCGGGCCTGCGCAGCGTGGGTGCCGCGCTGTCGGCGGGCGATGCGGGGGCGATGGTCGAGGCGGTGAGTCTGGCGCGCTGGCTCCACGACGCGCGGTTCTGCCCCGCCTGCGGCGCGCGCGCCGTGCTCGGCGACGCCGGCTGGTCCCGGCGCTGCCCGGCGTGCTCCCGCCAGCACTTCCCGCGCACCGACCCCGCCGTGATCGTCGCTGTGACCTCCGCGGCCGATCCCGACCGCCTGCTGCTCGGGGCGAACGCCGTGTGGTCCGGCGAGCGGTACTCGTGCTTCGCCGGCTTCGTCGAGGCGGGGGAGTCGCTGGAGGCGGCGGTGCACCGGGAACTCGAGGAGGAAGCCGGCGTCACGGTCGGCGATCTGCGCTACCGCGGCTCGCAGGCGTGGCCGTACCCGCGTTCGCTGATGCTCGGGTTCCTCGCGACCGCGGTCGAGGACGCTGCCGCACGGCCGGACGGCGAGGAGATCGTGGCGGTGCGCTGGTTCACGCGCGAGGAGATCGGCGCCGCCCTGCGCGGCGAGGGCGGCATCCAGTTGCCCGGGCAGGCGTCGATCGCACATACGCTCATCAGCGACTGGTACGCGGGGAGCCGATGAACGATCGTGCCCTGGCCGGCCTCGACGAGCGGCAGCGCGAAGCGGCGAGCCTGCTGCGCGGACCGGTCGCCGTGCTCGCCGGTGCCGGCACAGGCAAAACGCGGGTCATCACGCACCGCATCGCGCACGGCGTCGACACCGGGGCCTACTCGCCCGGCCGCGTCATGGCGGTCACCTTCACCGCCAAGGCAGCGGGAGAGATGCGCGGGCGCTTGCGCCGTCTGGGCGTCGACGGCGTCGCGGCCCGCACCTTCCACGCGGCCGCGCTCGCTCAGCTGAACTTCTTCTGGCCGACCGTCGCCGGCGATTCCGTGCCCTCGATCGTCGACAACAAGGTGCGCCTGCTCGCCCATGCCGCCGACACCATCGGTCTGGACCCCGACACGTCGACGCTGCGCGACGTCGCGGCGGAGATCGAGTGGCGCAAGGTGACGATGCGCTCGATCTCCGACTACGCCGCAGCGCGCCCGCAGGGCGTGGGCCGCCTGGGCGTCGACCGCGTGGTGGCACTGCATGGCGCGTACGAGAAGCTCAAGGACGAGCGGCGTCAGCTCGACTTCGAGGACGTGCTCCTGGCGTGCGCCGGGATGCTCGAGGCCGAGCCCTCGGTCGCCCGCGCCGTCCACGAGCAGTACCGTCACTTCACCGTCGACGAGTTCCAGGATGTCTCGCCGCTGCAGCATCGCCTGCTCGAGCTCTGGGTCGGCGACCGGCGCGACCTCTGCGTCGTCGGCGATGCGAGCCAGACCATCTACTCGTTCGCCGGCGCCGATCCGCGCTACCTGCTCGACTTCGCGCGTCATCACGACGGCGCGCGGGTCGTGCGCCTGGAGACCAACTACCGCTCGGCCGACCGCGTGCTCGCCGTCGCGAACGAGCTCATGCGCAATCGCCCGGGCGCCCTCCACCTCGTCGCCGCCGAGAGAGAATCGCCCGACAGCGGGGGTGAGTCGGGGAGCCAGAATCCCGTGCCCACCGTCACCGCCTTCGACGATGACGCCGAGGAGGCGCGGGCGGTGGCCGCTCGGATCGCGGCGCAGATCGGCGCGGGCGCCGACCCGCGGCAGATCGCCGTGCTGTATCGCGCGCACTCCCAGTCTGCGGAGATCGTCGCCGCGCTCGCCGACGCCGGAATCGCCGCGACGGTCCTCGGCGGTCGACGCTTCTTCGACATGCCCGAGGTGCGGCAGGCGATCATGGCGCTGCGCGGCGCGGCGGTCGCGCCGCAGGAGCGCGGGTTCCTCGACGCCGTGCGCGACGTGCTGCGCTCGCTCGGTCTCAGCGACGATCCGCCCGAGGCGCGCGGCGCTCTGCGCGAGGCGTGGGAGGCGCGGGCGGCGCTGCTGCGTCTGGCTCAGGAGGCGCCTGCCGGCACCACGCTGCGGGCGTTCACCGACGAGCTCGCCGCGCGGGCACGCGCCCACGATGAGCCGGCGCTGCAGACGATCACCTTGGCGACCCTCCACGCGGCCAAGGGGCTCGAGTGGGATCACGTGCACCTCATCGGGCTCGCCGAGGGGCTCCTGCCGATCGGCTACGCCACCACCTTCGAGCAGGTCGATGAGGAGCGACGCCTGGCCTACGTCGGGATCACGCGGGCTGCGCGGTCGCTGACGCTGTCGTGGGCGCGGGGAGCGCGTGCGCGGATGCCGAGCCGCTTTCTTCGAGAGATCGGCAGCGGCAGTCTTCGTGCGGTCTCAGCGTCCGCCACGAGCGGCGCAGCGACCCGGTCCGCAGCGTCACCGACCGGCTCGAGAGCGCGGTCGGGCGCCCGCTGACCGCGTCGGCCGACCAGTCGCGGACATCGGCGCGCGCAACCTGCGCAGCCTCTGCCAGGAGGACCGCCGCGACGACGCCGGCCTCGCTCGCGCGGGACGCCGTGATCCGCGGAGGTGCGAGTGCCAGAAGCTGCGCCGCGAGGTGCGGCCAGGCCGGATCAGCCGCGCGCCGACGCGCGACGTCGCACGACACGCAGGGGGTGCGGCCCGGCACGATGATCGGTCCGACCTCGGTGCGCTCGGGGCCGAACACCACCGGCAGGTGCGGAATGTCGTGCGACATGTACGGCACCGTGCGCCGCGGATCGAGGAGGTGGTGGGCCACGAGGACGGTTGCGGCGTCGTCGATCGCGGGCCGGGAGGCGCGCTGGGGGACGTGCGCGACGATCTCCACCGTATGCCCCGCGTCGGCGACCGCGTAGGAGAGGGCGTCGGCGACGTCGGGGGCGAGGTCGGCGGGGACTTCGATCCGCACGCGTGTCGCAGGTGCCGTGCGC
This region includes:
- a CDS encoding ATP-dependent DNA helicase, with the protein product MSAAVLAQALGLPEPTDDQRAVIQAPPSPALVIAGAGSGKTETMAGRVVWLVANGHVRRDEVLGLTFTRKAAGELAERIEARLARVDEYGRRGLLPHLPDLAAAGDLARLWETVSAQPVRQRGAALAAALDALAAARGAIVPDDEAPGESLLLRARVSTYNAFADGIVREHAARIGRESEMALLSQSGSWLTARGVVIASLDERLAEREDRFGTVVDAVQTLAGEVLDNRAGLDELSDFGSRWADALAPLTNPALASPGDIEKFHVSMSGLPVLAGLVRDYAAAKHARGALDFADQVAGALEIVQAAPDVVAQLRDQYRVVLLDEYQDTSVLQTELLGAIFRDTAVMAVGDPHQSIYGWRGASADNLRMFPTAFATQTRCERFALMISWRNDLKILDAANALIEGVAADVPPLVGRPGAGDGRVGCAFPQTIEHEAAEVAEWFARVRERHQQSSDTPHSGAILFRAKRHMSTFADALAARGIPHRILGLGGLLSTPEVVDVVAALRVISDPAAGSSLIRLLVGPRFGIGVADMAALHELAVSLAQRDESFGRLPDELLRRLRVSVGVDEQVSIIDALDVVRAVPAEYGMLSSFTAEGVRRLKDAGAVFERLRAGAGQPIPELIRSIELELLLDIELAANETRGPARLASAQLRSFVDEVRTFLAADERGSIGSLLAWLDHAEETDELMPRPEPPEPGVVQLLTIHGSKGLEWDAVAVVRLVKEELPKRPRTTLGWLGFGVLPYPFRGDRDALPHLDWTPESGGTRSELQKAITAFKSAGRAYQEAEERRLAYVAVTRARGDLLLTGSQWGGQKDARTPSPYLVEMIAALGLDPIDLDDAGENPYEGRQGATLRWPLDPLGARAERVRAAADMVAAALERPDRAEPDPQLDRLLRERAARAMPIVPHAPPRVAASRFKDFVDDFSATARSIIRPLPERPYRQTRIGTLFHAWVEHRSGLAGRGSSLDDGLWEIDEDDAPLSDAALADEGQLARLRETFLASEWADLAPLEVETEIDVTLTGAEGLLTVICKLDAVYRRGGRIEIVDWKTGRPPASDAERDERMLQLALYRVAYHKRHGVPLEEIDVALYYVGDDLVIRSDRVYSEEELVQRWNAAREARSASRAAVT
- a CDS encoding phosphotransferase, giving the protein MARSPLTLAASVTSALPEVGVVGVGALTEGTSGRYDCAVAELADGRRVVVRVAADPSIDAELAAQARALRALTAGVRRLLPFRAPDLLGESSLAGSRALVVDFLPGYRVEPAHLPPGRGAAESLGAALAAIHALPSSVVHAEGLPARTPQQVRDDISRLIDRVSSLPTMPVPLIARWSAAVAADRLWRFESAVVLGGAASTAFLFQDLDGVPR
- the nudC gene encoding NAD(+) diphosphatase yields the protein MTPTDHPSPALARGTLDRRGDERFRDGLLASLRADEATRVLVLSGDTAPLSGSGALLWVAPADAPADAEWALLGRDAQGTAHLVAALDASDGEPFAAPAGWAGLRSVGAALSAGDAGAMVEAVSLARWLHDARFCPACGARAVLGDAGWSRRCPACSRQHFPRTDPAVIVAVTSAADPDRLLLGANAVWSGERYSCFAGFVEAGESLEAAVHRELEEEAGVTVGDLRYRGSQAWPYPRSLMLGFLATAVEDAAARPDGEEIVAVRWFTREEIGAALRGEGGIQLPGQASIAHTLISDWYAGSR